The Primulina eburnea isolate SZY01 chromosome 13, ASM2296580v1, whole genome shotgun sequence genome includes a region encoding these proteins:
- the LOC140809636 gene encoding large ribosomal subunit protein uL3-like produces MDALIARFSKLLSFTSSLSNYFSYTMSHRKFEHPRHGSLGFLPRKRASRHRGKVKAFPKDDPTKACRLTAFLGYKAGMTHIVREVEKPGSKLHKKETCEAVTIIEAPPMIVVGLVGYVKTPRGLRCLNTVWAQHLNEEVKRRFYKNWCKSKKKAFTKYSKKLDTEEGKKDIEAQLEKMKKYCSVIRVLAHTQIRKMKGLKQKKAHLMEIQVNGGDVVKKVDFAYNFFEKQVPVDAVFQKDEMIDIIGVTKGKGYEGVVTRWGVTRLPRKTHRGLRKVACIGAWHPARVSFTVARAGQNGYHHRTEMNKKIYKLGKSGQESHAAMTEFDRTEKDITPMGGFPHFGVVKDDYLMIKGCCVGPKKRVVTLRQSLLNQTSRVALEEIKLKFIDTSSKFGHGRFQTTQEKAKFFGQIKA; encoded by the exons ATGGACGCTCTCATTGCTAGGTTTTCCAAGCTGCTGTCATTTACCTCGTCGCTG AGTAACTACTTTTCATACACAATGTCTCACCGAAAGTTTGAGCATCCAAGACATGGATCTTTGGGATTTCTTCCAAGGAAAAGGGCATCTCGTCACAGAGGAAAAG TCAAGGCATTCCCAAAAGATGATCCCACTAAAGCTTGCAGATTGACTGCTTTCCTTGGATATAAAGCTGGAATGACACATATTGTGCGTGAGGTTGAAAAACCGGGATCAA AACTTCACAAGAAAGAAACATGTGAAGCTGTAACTATCATAGAAGCTCCACCAATGATAGTTGTTGGACTTGTCGGGTATGTTAAAACACCTCGTGGCCTTCGTTGTCTGAATACTGTCTGGGCACAGCATCTTAATGAGGAGGTCAAGAGGAGATTCTACAAGAACTGGTGCAAGTCGAAAAAGAAGGCTTTCACCAAGTATTCAAAGAAGTTAGATACTGAAGAAGGGAAGAAGGATATTGAAGCTCAGTTAGAGAAAATGAAGAAGTACTGCTCTGTCATTCGGGTGTTGGCTCATACACAG ATTCGGAAGATGAAGGGACTAAAGCAGAAGAAAGCCCACTTGATGGAGATTCAAGTCAATGGTGGAGATGTTGTGAAGAAAGTTGATTTTGCTTATAACTTTTTTGAAAAGCAGGTTCCTGTTGATGCGGTGTTCCAGAAAGATGAAATGATTGACATTATTGGAGTTACGAAGGGCAAGGGATACGAGGGTGTGGTGACCCGTTGGGGTGTCACCCGCCTACCTCGCAAGACTCACCGTGGGCTTCGCAAGGTTGCTTGTATTGGTGCCTGGCACCCTGCCCGGGTTTCCTTCACAGTTGCCCGGGCTGGGCAAAATGGGTACCATCACCGGACAGAGATGAACAAGAAAATTTACAAACTGGGAAAGTCTGGTCAGGAATCTCACGCTGCTATGACGGAGTTTGATAG GACTGAGAAGGATATCACACCAATGGGAGGATTTCCTCACTTTGGTGTGGTCAAGGACGACTATCTCATGATAAAGGGCTGCTGCGTGGGGCCAAAGAAGCGTGTCGTCACGTTGAGAcaatcattgttgaaccagacTTCTAGAGTTGCATTGGAGGAGATCAAACTGAAATTCATCGATACATCCTCCAAATTTGGTCATGGTCGCTTCCAGACAACACAGGAGAAGGCCAAATTCTTTGGCCAAATCAAGGCTTAG